The following coding sequences lie in one Eubacterium ventriosum genomic window:
- a CDS encoding glycoside hydrolase family 3 protein, with protein MDNNLRGVPVEGFADKSREAAVEGIVLLKNENNTLPLTEQDKVSVFGRPMIEYYRSGTGSGGAVNVEYTTNILDGFENSNLNFNKTIVEDYKEWLKDHPFDNGGGGWACEPWFQKDMEITADYAKKQAESTNKAVYIIGRTAGEDKDNANWVGSYLLTDEEKENLKNITEAFEDVCVVLNVSNIIDLKWIDEEQFKGHIKSVIIVWQGGMEGGNAVADALSGKATPSGKLPDTVAYDIEDYPANDNFGNELTNLYKEDIYVGYRYFETFAPEKVQFEFGFGLSYTTFDIETVSADADDEKITLEVKVTNTGDKFSGKEVVQVYYEAPQGALGQPARQLCAYEKTENLAQGQSQTLKIAFDINGIASYDDSGVTGNKSCYVLEAGDYNFYVGNSVKNNKLAYTYKVEELKVTEQLSEAACPNDENLTLMKPGKRKEDGTYEITYVPSQKPTVDMAKRIEDNLPKDMKITGDVGITLQDVKAGKNTIEEFVAQLTVAELAQIVRGEGMSNPRVTKGTASAFGGLSDTLFAYGIPAACCADGPSGLRMEGKATQLPIGTALSASWNPKLVRELYTMEGQELYGNQVDTLLGPGVNIHRHPLNGRNFEYYSEDPYLSGTMSVASTGGIKDGGAWGTIKHFALNGQESHRFKIDAVCSERAIRQIYLKSFEMAVKAGTVKTLMTAYNPINGHWAASNYDLCTTILRNEWGYDGIVMTDWWAKMNDVVEGGEESNQDTRDMVRSQNDVYMVVNNNGSEVNSNNDNTEESIKEGRLTIGELQRAAINICNFILSAPVIERELVDTDVAKHYDSVPNDQAKYEVFNIEKDNKVMFNSGAEATLEVEDEGEYTIIVNISFDKSNLSQSTVNVNANGTTMVVIQTNGTDGNWITQKLCKVKLDKGVYNLKLEEVLAGIKVKYIQFKKIPKKNK; from the coding sequence ATGGACAACAATTTAAGGGGGGTACCTGTTGAGGGGTTTGCTGACAAAAGTCGCGAAGCGGCAGTCGAGGGAATAGTATTATTAAAGAATGAAAACAACACACTCCCATTAACAGAACAGGATAAGGTTTCAGTTTTTGGAAGACCAATGATTGAGTACTACAGAAGCGGAACAGGTTCAGGAGGAGCTGTAAACGTTGAATACACAACAAATATTTTGGACGGATTTGAAAACAGCAACCTTAACTTTAACAAGACTATAGTTGAAGACTATAAGGAATGGTTAAAAGACCATCCATTTGATAACGGTGGCGGTGGCTGGGCATGCGAGCCATGGTTCCAGAAAGATATGGAAATCACAGCAGATTATGCAAAGAAACAAGCAGAATCAACTAACAAGGCTGTATACATTATCGGACGTACAGCAGGAGAAGATAAGGACAACGCCAACTGGGTAGGAAGCTATCTTCTTACAGATGAAGAAAAAGAAAACCTTAAGAACATAACAGAAGCTTTCGAAGATGTTTGTGTAGTTCTTAACGTTTCAAATATTATCGACCTTAAGTGGATTGATGAAGAACAGTTTAAGGGACACATCAAATCAGTAATTATTGTATGGCAGGGCGGTATGGAAGGTGGAAACGCAGTAGCTGACGCACTTTCAGGCAAGGCTACACCAAGCGGTAAATTACCTGACACAGTAGCTTATGATATTGAAGACTATCCTGCTAATGACAACTTTGGCAACGAACTTACAAATCTTTACAAAGAAGACATTTATGTAGGATATCGTTATTTTGAAACATTTGCACCTGAAAAAGTTCAATTTGAATTTGGTTTCGGACTTTCATACACAACATTTGATATTGAAACAGTATCAGCAGATGCAGATGATGAAAAAATCACATTAGAAGTTAAGGTAACTAACACAGGTGATAAGTTCTCAGGAAAAGAAGTTGTTCAGGTATATTACGAAGCACCACAGGGAGCTTTGGGACAGCCTGCAAGACAGCTTTGTGCATACGAGAAAACAGAAAATCTTGCACAGGGTCAGAGCCAGACATTAAAGATTGCTTTCGATATTAACGGAATTGCATCATATGATGACTCAGGCGTTACAGGCAACAAGTCATGCTACGTATTAGAAGCAGGAGATTACAACTTCTACGTAGGTAACAGCGTAAAAAATAATAAACTAGCTTATACATATAAAGTTGAAGAACTTAAAGTAACAGAACAGCTTTCAGAAGCTGCCTGCCCTAACGATGAAAATCTTACATTAATGAAGCCGGGCAAGAGAAAAGAAGATGGAACATACGAAATTACATATGTACCATCACAAAAGCCTACAGTTGATATGGCTAAGAGAATTGAAGACAATCTTCCAAAAGACATGAAAATTACAGGCGATGTAGGAATTACATTACAGGATGTAAAAGCAGGTAAAAACACTATTGAAGAGTTCGTTGCACAGCTTACAGTTGCAGAATTAGCACAGATTGTAAGAGGTGAAGGAATGAGTAACCCTAGAGTTACAAAAGGAACAGCTTCAGCTTTTGGTGGATTAAGTGATACATTGTTTGCTTACGGAATCCCTGCAGCATGTTGTGCTGATGGCCCTAGTGGACTTAGAATGGAAGGAAAAGCTACACAGCTTCCTATTGGAACAGCACTTTCAGCATCATGGAATCCTAAACTTGTAAGAGAACTTTACACAATGGAAGGTCAGGAATTATACGGAAATCAGGTAGATACATTACTTGGACCCGGAGTAAACATTCACAGACATCCTTTAAACGGACGTAACTTTGAATACTATTCAGAAGATCCATACCTTTCAGGAACAATGTCAGTTGCATCAACGGGCGGTATTAAAGACGGTGGTGCTTGGGGAACAATTAAGCATTTCGCATTAAATGGTCAGGAATCACATAGATTTAAGATTGACGCAGTTTGCTCAGAAAGAGCAATCAGACAGATTTATCTCAAATCGTTTGAAATGGCAGTAAAAGCCGGCACAGTTAAAACATTAATGACAGCTTACAATCCTATTAACGGACACTGGGCAGCTTCAAATTACGACCTTTGTACAACAATCCTTAGAAATGAATGGGGATACGATGGTATCGTAATGACTGACTGGTGGGCCAAGATGAACGACGTTGTAGAAGGTGGCGAAGAATCAAATCAGGATACAAGAGATATGGTTCGCTCACAGAACGACGTATATATGGTTGTAAACAATAACGGCTCAGAAGTTAACTCAAACAACGACAACACAGAGGAATCAATTAAAGAGGGAAGACTTACAATCGGAGAACTTCAGCGAGCTGCAATCAACATCTGCAACTTCATTCTTTCAGCGCCTGTTATTGAAAGAGAGTTAGTTGATACAGACGTTGCAAAACATTACGATTCAGTTCCAAATGATCAGGCCAAGTATGAAGTATTTAACATTGAAAAAGACAATAAGGTAATGTTCAATAGCGGAGCAGAAGCAACATTGGAAGTTGAAGACGAAGGGGAATATACAATTATTGTTAACATCTCATTTGACAAGTCCAACTTATCACAGTCAACAGTAAACGTTAATGCCAACGGCACAACAATGGTAGTAATCCAGACTAATGGAACAGACGGCAACTGGATTACACAGAAGCTTTGCAAGGTTAAACTTGACAAGGGTGTATACAACTTAAAACTTGAAGAAGTACTAGCAGGAATCAAAGTTAAATATATTCAGTTTAAGAAGATTCCTAAAAAAAACAAATAA
- a CDS encoding phenylacetate--CoA ligase family protein: protein MGKYFQEEIETASREKIEQIQTDGLLDVVKRVYENVPFYRKKMVEKGVTPDDIKSLKDISKLPFLTKDDLRDAYPYGLLAVPLKNCVRIHSTSGTTGKRVVDFYTKKDIDMWEDGCARALVAAGGTDEDVVHVAYGYGLFTGGFGLNGGSQKVGSLTLPMSSGNTDRQLQFMTDLGSTILCCTPSYASYLAESIEERGIKDQIKLKAGIFGAEAWSEDMRADIENRLGIKAYDIYGLTEIEGPGVAFECEEQNGMHICEDYFIPEIVDPDTLEPVPDGQIGELVFTSFAKEAFPLIRYRTKDITYITREKCKCGRTHARIHRLMGRSDDMLIIKGVNVYPSQIEEVLIKQGMPANYQLIVDRVNNSDTMEVLVEMTPEMFSDTVSSIESKEKDIVTALKSMLGIYAKVKLVEPKSITRSEGKAVRVIDKRKI from the coding sequence ATGGGAAAATATTTTCAGGAAGAAATTGAAACTGCCTCTCGTGAAAAGATTGAACAGATTCAAACAGACGGACTTTTAGACGTGGTAAAAAGAGTATACGAGAATGTACCTTTTTACAGAAAAAAAATGGTAGAAAAAGGTGTAACACCTGACGATATAAAATCTTTAAAAGATATTTCTAAGTTGCCTTTTTTAACGAAAGACGATTTAAGAGATGCTTATCCATACGGCTTATTAGCAGTACCTCTTAAAAATTGTGTACGTATTCACTCAACTTCAGGTACAACAGGTAAGCGTGTAGTAGATTTTTATACTAAGAAAGATATTGATATGTGGGAAGATGGATGTGCCAGAGCCCTTGTGGCTGCCGGTGGAACAGATGAAGATGTAGTTCACGTAGCTTATGGATATGGTCTTTTCACAGGTGGCTTCGGACTAAACGGTGGTTCACAGAAGGTTGGTTCTTTAACACTTCCTATGTCATCAGGTAACACTGACAGACAGCTTCAGTTTATGACTGATTTGGGTTCAACTATTCTTTGTTGTACACCTAGTTACGCTTCTTATTTGGCCGAATCTATTGAAGAACGGGGAATTAAGGATCAGATCAAATTAAAAGCCGGTATTTTTGGTGCAGAGGCTTGGTCAGAAGATATGAGAGCTGATATTGAAAACAGGCTTGGCATTAAGGCTTATGATATTTATGGACTTACTGAAATTGAAGGTCCGGGTGTTGCTTTTGAATGTGAGGAACAGAATGGTATGCATATTTGCGAAGACTATTTTATTCCGGAAATTGTTGATCCTGACACACTTGAACCTGTTCCTGACGGACAGATTGGTGAATTAGTATTTACAAGTTTTGCTAAAGAAGCATTTCCACTTATCAGATACCGTACAAAAGACATTACTTATATTACAAGAGAGAAGTGTAAATGCGGACGTACTCACGCACGTATTCACAGACTTATGGGACGTTCAGACGACATGCTTATTATTAAAGGTGTTAATGTTTATCCTTCACAGATTGAGGAAGTTCTTATTAAACAGGGCATGCCTGCCAACTACCAGCTTATTGTTGACCGTGTAAACAATAGCGATACTATGGAAGTTCTGGTTGAGATGACACCTGAAATGTTCTCTGATACAGTTAGCTCAATTGAGTCTAAGGAGAAAGATATTGTTACCGCTCTTAAGAGTATGCTTGGCATTTATGCTAAGGTTAAATTAGTTGAACCAAAATCAATTACACGTTCAGAAGGAAAAGCAGTTCGTGTTATAGATAAACGTAAAATTTAG
- the rpsR gene encoding 30S ribosomal protein S18 — protein MPYNKSERPDSPMRRRGGRRRKKVCAFCANENKAIDYKDVATLKRYVSERGKILPRRITGNCARHQRALTTAIKRARNIALMPYTVE, from the coding sequence ATGCCATATAATAAGAGTGAAAGACCAGATTCTCCAATGAGAAGAAGAGGCGGTCGTAGAAGAAAAAAAGTTTGTGCATTTTGTGCTAACGAAAACAAGGCAATCGATTATAAAGATGTAGCTACATTAAAGAGATACGTATCTGAAAGAGGAAAAATTCTTCCTAGAAGAATCACAGGAAACTGTGCTAGACATCAGAGAGCTCTTACAACAGCTATCAAGAGAGCTAGAAATATCGCATTAATGCCATACACAGTAGAATAA
- a CDS encoding single-stranded DNA-binding protein, with protein sequence MNKVILMGRLTRDPEVRYSTSGDNQLAIARYTLAVDRRFKRDGDQSADFIRCVAFGRSGEFAEKYFHQGTKIVAEGRIQTGSYQDKDGKTVYTTEVVVENQEFAESKATADSNNYQPQQPVASQPTAPAGDGFMNIPDSVDDSGLPFNF encoded by the coding sequence ATGAATAAAGTTATTCTTATGGGTCGTTTGACTCGTGATCCTGAAGTTAGATATTCAACATCAGGAGATAATCAGTTGGCTATTGCGAGATACACATTAGCAGTAGATCGTAGATTTAAGAGAGATGGAGATCAGAGCGCTGACTTTATCAGATGTGTAGCATTTGGTAGAAGCGGTGAATTTGCTGAAAAATATTTCCATCAGGGAACTAAGATAGTTGCCGAAGGTCGTATTCAGACAGGCAGTTATCAGGACAAAGATGGTAAGACAGTTTACACAACAGAAGTAGTTGTTGAAAACCAGGAATTTGCAGAAAGCAAAGCTACAGCAGATAGTAACAACTATCAGCCACAGCAGCCGGTTGCATCACAGCCAACAGCACCTGCAGGAGACGGTTTTATGAACATTCCTGACAGTGTAGATGATTCAGGGTTACCATTTAACTTTTAA
- the rpsF gene encoding 30S ribosomal protein S6, with translation MNKYELTVVVSAKLDDEGRTAEVEKVKALIEKFGGTITKIEEAGKKKLAYEIQKMSEAFYYFIDIDTENTDFPSELESQLRIMENVIRFMTVAVEA, from the coding sequence ATGAACAAATATGAATTAACAGTTGTTGTTAGTGCAAAACTTGATGATGAAGGAAGAACAGCTGAAGTAGAAAAGGTAAAAGCACTTATCGAAAAGTTCGGTGGTACAATTACAAAGATCGAAGAAGCTGGTAAGAAGAAATTAGCTTACGAAATCCAGAAGATGTCAGAAGCATTCTATTACTTCATCGATATTGACACTGAAAACACAGATTTTCCTAGCGAGTTAGAAAGCCAGCTTCGTATTATGGAAAATGTTATCAGATTTATGACTGTTGCAGTAGAAGCATAG
- a CDS encoding DUF951 domain-containing protein produces MEYNIGTVVTLKKGHPCGTNEWEIIRTGADFKLKCKGCGRIVMVPRKTFEKSVKKILQ; encoded by the coding sequence ATGGAATATAATATTGGAACAGTAGTAACATTAAAAAAAGGGCATCCTTGTGGAACTAATGAATGGGAAATTATAAGAACGGGTGCAGATTTTAAGTTGAAATGTAAAGGCTGCGGTCGTATAGTAATGGTTCCAAGAAAAACTTTCGAAAAAAGCGTAAAGAAGATTTTGCAGTAA
- a CDS encoding Ig-like domain-containing protein codes for MKFLKRTIGIIIVMAAIISGLQLKSELAYGATPTISKSTVTLEKGKRKKIKVKNVSARTKVKWRTSNKFAVTVSKKGRIRAVNYGAATITATCKSRTMTCKVTVPDTSKNVVITKYPTTLTEGQTGMVVAKSVNKISYMSSNDSIAKVNKEGTVEALNPGKAEITAKSSQGYSKCTINVLSSDINNRLYDSNGISIKKVNADGTKVNGFVSQAKGQNFTVMVDGIDESNVKSCKWSVGNSDVVSKLSAVSGSKLKATLKAVNEGKVNITAKVTYKNKNVVTYTNTIYVSNPETEVQKLIVYGTALGNERQQYISFKGLGEHSTITWTNSNKKCATLTTYEKKAAVLGTKPGTGTITANVDGKVFNIKYTVVNPTVNNLKAVIKKGEKVQFPILGDTGTVPEFTSRNESVATVSGDGIVKGVNSGVTYVDVKIGNIHKSYRIEVYAKGMYKIVNRAMYIVNHWKYSQPKRMRKGYYDCSALVWKGYKSYKHYNKKLGSGSYAKTAASLFDYLKEKNQIVYYGFIDIDDMKPGDLIFYGDYNAAVKYSTPGRTLNIYHVSMYAGAGKVVEKGGQTINYNNISHIVGIGRVVD; via the coding sequence ATGAAATTTTTAAAGAGAACAATTGGAATAATAATCGTGATGGCAGCTATTATTTCAGGACTTCAATTAAAAAGTGAATTGGCTTATGGAGCAACACCTACGATTTCTAAAAGTACAGTAACATTAGAAAAGGGCAAAAGAAAAAAAATAAAAGTTAAAAATGTTTCAGCGAGAACGAAAGTTAAATGGAGAACATCTAATAAATTTGCAGTTACTGTTTCAAAAAAAGGTAGAATTAGAGCTGTAAATTATGGAGCTGCAACAATTACTGCAACTTGTAAATCAAGAACAATGACTTGCAAGGTTACAGTTCCTGATACTTCTAAGAATGTTGTCATAACGAAATATCCTACAACATTAACAGAAGGCCAGACAGGTATGGTTGTAGCAAAGTCAGTTAATAAAATTTCATATATGTCTTCAAATGACTCAATAGCAAAAGTCAATAAAGAAGGTACTGTTGAGGCGTTAAATCCGGGTAAAGCGGAAATAACAGCGAAATCCTCACAGGGATATAGCAAATGTACAATAAATGTTTTGTCAAGTGATATAAATAACAGATTGTATGATTCTAACGGAATCAGTATTAAAAAAGTTAACGCTGACGGAACAAAGGTTAACGGTTTTGTAAGCCAGGCAAAAGGTCAGAATTTTACTGTTATGGTAGATGGAATAGACGAAAGTAATGTTAAGTCATGCAAGTGGAGTGTTGGGAATAGCGATGTTGTTTCAAAACTTTCAGCAGTAAGTGGAAGCAAGCTTAAAGCTACTTTGAAAGCAGTAAATGAAGGCAAAGTTAACATTACAGCAAAGGTTACATACAAAAACAAAAATGTTGTTACATATACAAATACAATTTATGTTTCAAACCCTGAAACGGAAGTTCAGAAGTTAATTGTTTATGGAACAGCATTAGGCAATGAAAGACAGCAGTATATTTCTTTTAAAGGTTTAGGAGAACATAGTACTATTACTTGGACTAATTCAAACAAAAAATGTGCCACTTTAACAACTTATGAAAAGAAAGCGGCAGTTTTAGGCACAAAACCGGGAACGGGTACAATTACAGCAAATGTAGATGGAAAAGTATTCAACATAAAGTATACAGTTGTTAATCCAACAGTTAATAATTTAAAGGCAGTTATAAAAAAAGGTGAAAAAGTACAGTTTCCTATTTTGGGCGACACAGGTACAGTTCCTGAATTTACAAGCAGAAATGAAAGCGTTGCCACAGTTTCAGGCGATGGTATCGTTAAAGGTGTAAATTCAGGAGTTACATATGTTGATGTAAAAATCGGAAATATTCACAAGTCTTATAGAATCGAAGTATATGCAAAAGGTATGTACAAGATTGTAAATAGGGCTATGTACATAGTTAATCATTGGAAATATAGTCAGCCAAAAAGAATGAGAAAAGGATACTATGATTGTTCAGCTTTGGTTTGGAAAGGCTATAAATCATACAAGCACTACAACAAGAAACTTGGAAGTGGTTCTTATGCAAAGACAGCAGCAAGCCTGTTTGATTATTTAAAAGAAAAAAATCAAATAGTATATTATGGTTTTATTGACATAGATGATATGAAACCGGGTGATTTAATTTTTTACGGAGATTACAATGCGGCAGTAAAATACAGCACACCGGGAAGAACTTTAAATATCTATCATGTATCTATGTATGCAGGTGCAGGCAAAGTGGTAGAAAAAGGTGGACAGACTATTAACTACAATAATATTTCGCATATAGTTGGAATAGGAAGAGTGGTAGACTAA